In one window of Megalopta genalis isolate 19385.01 chromosome 4, iyMegGena1_principal, whole genome shotgun sequence DNA:
- the LOC143259342 gene encoding uncharacterized protein LOC143259342, translating into MTTEAFIAALKRPIARRGICRNIYSDNGSNFVGANNELRELQEILKKDDRLENFLAGKGITWHFMPALSPHFGGIWEAAVKSFKHHVKRVVGDEMFTFEQFNTFITEVEAILNSRPLTPLSSDPHDPLALTPGHFLIGNPLTSLPEAGLTSTPTNRLSRWQHIQKVKQDFWTTLTYDKGEARAPMTSEKAPSSF; encoded by the coding sequence ATGACGACCGAAGCGTTTATCGCGGCATTAAAACGTCCCATCGCGCGTCGAGGCATATGTCGCAACATTTATTCCGATAACGGCTCTAATTTCGTGGGAGCTAACAATGAATTACGGGAACTCCAAGAAATCTTGAAAAAGGACGATAGGTTAGAAAATTTCCTCGCGGGCAAGGGAATTACATGGCACTTCATGCCTGCCCTTTCACCACACTTCGGCGGGATATGGGAAGCCGCGGTAAAATCGTTTAAACACCATGTCAAGCGAGTCGTTGGGGATGAAATGTTCACATTCGAGCAATTCAATACATTCATAACTGAGGTCGAAGCGATTTTGAATTCTCGCCCTTTAACTCCCCTATCCTCAGATCCTCACGATCCGTTAGCCTTAACACCTGGTCACTTCTTGATTGGCAATCCGTTGACGAGCTTGCCGGAAGCCGGTCTTACTTCAACGCCCACGAACCGGCTGTCGAGGTGGCAGCACATCCAAAAGGTCAAGCAAGACTTTTGGACCACCTTAACGTACGACAAAGGTGAAGCCAGGGCTCCCATGACATCCGAGAAGGCACCATCGTCGTTCTGA